The following are from one region of the Gemmatimonadota bacterium genome:
- the mraY gene encoding phospho-N-acetylmuramoyl-pentapeptide-transferase — protein sequence MIYHLVTYLFDTVDALSFLRLFQYLSFRAICAALTGFGITLLFGQRIIRLLYVNHVRDNPRAHGAISSASKAGTPLMGGLLIVAAIFASVLLWSDLFNRFTLVFLCALIWFSLFGFIDDYRKIRHRDSDRGLSQATKLFFQAVFGLGFGLVFLLPGLSPVSAEIASELYLPFVKDPVLDLGWWYLPFIAFVIVAIANAVNFADGLDGLSIVPVSFTVVVYGVFAYVIGNAIYSGYLQFTFLPGSGELTVICAGVFGACMGFLWYNAYPAQVFMGDVGALPLGGIVGTLAVLLKQEFLFVITGGIFVAMAFSVLVQEKIGIKWLGRRIFYMAPLHHAFQYRGLAETKVVIRFWIIAGILAIIGLSTLKIR from the coding sequence ATGATCTATCACCTCGTCACCTATCTCTTCGATACCGTCGATGCGCTCTCGTTTCTGCGCCTCTTCCAGTACCTGAGCTTCCGCGCGATCTGCGCGGCGCTGACGGGGTTCGGGATCACGCTGCTCTTCGGCCAGCGCATCATCAGGTTGCTGTACGTGAACCACGTGCGGGACAATCCCCGGGCGCACGGCGCGATATCCTCCGCCTCGAAGGCCGGCACGCCGCTCATGGGCGGCCTGCTGATTGTCGCGGCCATCTTCGCCAGCGTGCTGCTCTGGAGCGACCTTTTCAACCGCTTCACCCTGGTTTTCCTCTGCGCCCTGATCTGGTTCTCCCTGTTCGGGTTCATCGACGACTACCGGAAGATCAGGCACCGTGACAGCGACCGCGGACTGTCCCAGGCGACCAAGCTCTTCTTCCAGGCGGTCTTCGGTCTCGGATTCGGGCTGGTTTTCCTGCTGCCCGGCCTGTCGCCCGTGTCAGCCGAAATCGCCTCCGAACTCTATCTCCCATTCGTCAAGGACCCCGTCCTCGACCTGGGCTGGTGGTACCTGCCCTTCATCGCCTTCGTCATCGTGGCCATCGCCAACGCGGTGAATTTCGCCGACGGCCTGGACGGACTGTCCATCGTGCCGGTCTCGTTCACGGTGGTCGTGTACGGGGTGTTCGCCTACGTCATCGGAAACGCCATCTACTCGGGCTACCTGCAGTTCACCTTCCTGCCGGGCAGCGGCGAGCTGACGGTGATCTGCGCCGGAGTCTTCGGCGCCTGCATGGGGTTTCTCTGGTACAACGCCTATCCCGCCCAGGTCTTCATGGGCGACGTGGGCGCCCTGCCGCTGGGCGGTATCGTCGGCACGCTCGCCGTACTGCTCAAGCAGGAGTTCCTCTTCGTCATCACCGGCGGCATCTTCGTGGCCATGGCCTTCTCGGTCCTGGTCCAGGAGAAGATCGGGATCAAGTGGCTCGGCCGGCGCATCTTCTACATGGCGCCGCTCCACCACGCCTTCCAGTACCGGGGCCTGGCCGAGACCAAGGTCGTGATCCGGTTCTGGATCATCGCGGGCATCCTGGCGATCATCGGCCTGTCGACCCTGAAGATCAGATAG